A section of the Hevea brasiliensis isolate MT/VB/25A 57/8 chromosome 17, ASM3005281v1, whole genome shotgun sequence genome encodes:
- the LOC110638468 gene encoding uncharacterized protein LOC110638468 isoform X1 — MAGNGLPLPSLGRVKLSDLIPSEGLPSESYKLSVSTLSESLAQYSAAIIQFSGIDGALLRSGLDSACLYFHQKSSYPSADMIHTNDSREWCKTSGYYADPQLWQETYDYRPGLTPTEPNDAMEFPSGGLPDIFSLLGKAARDILDAISFYLNLRSSPFTEILDNVPLRSREISSSVLSVCCYARPSFQRAQPHNLTDREDGQMVMYSDHEHQLDKSLISLVKSDKAGLHVRDFHGRWVLVDGDLGPQEAIVYPGLALYQATAGYINPALHRTEINNMQGNISGRCSLAFKLMPRSMTSLSCSEMRAAGHGVEAQFQLPVPVDDFMERPHPTDQLFNRHTLQNFNFSTSQDGSVKAIMRRKNNSRCKPLPPSKRLRLEAQRVLKERVQEIADKKGIKLRFCNLKECENHIHTLDSPCANIRMEIGWPPGVPFVHPHDLPNKAKIGFLEAYESGWITTHGMELSLTERGQGSQHSANCTWTYYCLLVAPNLELAELIESISMFSTWQTGSDP; from the exons ATGGCAGGCAATGGCCTGCCACTGCCATCTTTGGGTCGTGTGAAGCTCAGTGATCTTATTCCCTCTGAAGGCCTTCCTTCTGAGTCTTACAAACTTTCAGTCTCCACTTTGTCAGAGTCACTTGCTCAATATTCTGCTGCCATCATTCAGTTCTCGGGCATCGATGGGGCTCTTCTAAGATCCGGCTTGGATTCTGCTTGCCTTTACTTCCATCAAAAATCATCATACCCATCTGCAGATATGATTCATACTAATGATTCTCGCGAATGGTGCAAGACATCTGGTTACTATGCTGATCCTCAGCTGTGGCAAGAAACCTATGATTATAGACCAGGCCTGACTCCTACAGAACCAAATGATGCTATGGAATTCCCTTCAGGAGGATTGCCTGACATATTTTCCCTGCTTGGAAAGGCAGCTAGGGATATACTGGATGCTATCAGCTTCTATTTAAACTTACGTAGCTCTCCTTTTACAGAAATACTTGATAATGTTCCCTTGAGAAGTCGGGAAATTTCCTCTTCGGTATTGTCTGTTTGCTGTTATGCTAGACCATCATTCCAGAGAGCGCAGCCCCATAATTTAACTGATCGAGAGGATGGTCAGATGGTTATGTATTCTGATCATGAGCACCAACTTGATAAAAGCCTCATATCTCTTGTTAAGTCCGATAAGGCGGGTTTACATGTTAGAGATTTTCATGGTCGCTGGGTTCTTGTGGATGGAGACCTTGGTCCTCAAGAAGCCATTGTTTACCCTGGACTTGCCCTGTACCAGGCAACTGCAGGCTATATCAACCCTGCGCTGCACAGAACAGAGATTAATAACATGCAGGGGAACATCTCTGGGCGCTGTTCTTTGGCTTTTAAACTTATGCCGAGGTCTATGACCAGTCTCAGTTGTTCAGAGATGAGAGCAGCTGGTCATGGCGTTGAAGCTCAGTTCCAGCTACCAGTACCTGTGGATGATTTCATGGAGAGACCTCACCCAACTGATCAGCTTTTTAACAGGCATACTTTACAAAATTTCAATTTCTCAACATCTCAAGATG GATCTGTGAAGGCCATAATGAGGAGGAAGAATAATTCAAGATGCAAACCTCTGCCACCATCTAAGAGGCTAAGGCTTGAGGCCCAAAGGGTTCTGAAGGAAAGAGTTCAGGAAATTGCAGATAAGAAAGGCATCAAGCTAAGATTCTGCAACTTGAAGGAGTGTGAGAATCACATTCATACTCTGGATAGCCCATGTGCCAATATTAGAATGGAGATCGGGTGGCCTCCTGGAGTACCATTTGTTCATCCCCATGATTTGCCTAATAAGGCAAAGATTGGTTTTCTTGAAGCATATGAATCTGGGTGGATAACAACTCATGGTATGGAGCTAAGTCTGACCGAACGTGGACAAGGAAGTCAACATTCAGCCAATTGTACCT
- the LOC110638468 gene encoding uncharacterized protein LOC110638468 isoform X2, whose protein sequence is MAGNGLPLPSLGRVKLSDLIPSEGLPSESYKLSVSTLSESLAQYSAAIIQFSGIDGALLRSGLDSACLYFHQKSSYPSADMIHTNDSREWCKTSGYYADPQLWQETYDYRPGLTPTEPNDAMEFPSGGLPDIFSLLGKAARDILDAISFYLNLRSSPFTEILDNVPLRSREISSSVLSVCCYARPSFQRAQPHNLTDREDGQMVMYSDHEHQLDKSLISLVKSDKAGLHVRDFHGRWVLVDGDLGPQEAIVYPGLALYQATAGYINPALHRTEINNMQGNISGRCSLAFKLMPRSMTSLSCSEMRAAGHGVEAQFQLPVPVDDFMERPHPTDQLFNRHTLQNFNFSTSQDGSVKAIMRRKNNSRCKPLPPSKRLRLEAQRVLKERVQEIADKKGIKLRFCNLKECENHIHTLDSPCANIRMEIGWPPGVPFVHPHDLPNKAKIGFLEAYESGWITTHGMELSLTERGQGSQHSANCT, encoded by the exons ATGGCAGGCAATGGCCTGCCACTGCCATCTTTGGGTCGTGTGAAGCTCAGTGATCTTATTCCCTCTGAAGGCCTTCCTTCTGAGTCTTACAAACTTTCAGTCTCCACTTTGTCAGAGTCACTTGCTCAATATTCTGCTGCCATCATTCAGTTCTCGGGCATCGATGGGGCTCTTCTAAGATCCGGCTTGGATTCTGCTTGCCTTTACTTCCATCAAAAATCATCATACCCATCTGCAGATATGATTCATACTAATGATTCTCGCGAATGGTGCAAGACATCTGGTTACTATGCTGATCCTCAGCTGTGGCAAGAAACCTATGATTATAGACCAGGCCTGACTCCTACAGAACCAAATGATGCTATGGAATTCCCTTCAGGAGGATTGCCTGACATATTTTCCCTGCTTGGAAAGGCAGCTAGGGATATACTGGATGCTATCAGCTTCTATTTAAACTTACGTAGCTCTCCTTTTACAGAAATACTTGATAATGTTCCCTTGAGAAGTCGGGAAATTTCCTCTTCGGTATTGTCTGTTTGCTGTTATGCTAGACCATCATTCCAGAGAGCGCAGCCCCATAATTTAACTGATCGAGAGGATGGTCAGATGGTTATGTATTCTGATCATGAGCACCAACTTGATAAAAGCCTCATATCTCTTGTTAAGTCCGATAAGGCGGGTTTACATGTTAGAGATTTTCATGGTCGCTGGGTTCTTGTGGATGGAGACCTTGGTCCTCAAGAAGCCATTGTTTACCCTGGACTTGCCCTGTACCAGGCAACTGCAGGCTATATCAACCCTGCGCTGCACAGAACAGAGATTAATAACATGCAGGGGAACATCTCTGGGCGCTGTTCTTTGGCTTTTAAACTTATGCCGAGGTCTATGACCAGTCTCAGTTGTTCAGAGATGAGAGCAGCTGGTCATGGCGTTGAAGCTCAGTTCCAGCTACCAGTACCTGTGGATGATTTCATGGAGAGACCTCACCCAACTGATCAGCTTTTTAACAGGCATACTTTACAAAATTTCAATTTCTCAACATCTCAAGATG GATCTGTGAAGGCCATAATGAGGAGGAAGAATAATTCAAGATGCAAACCTCTGCCACCATCTAAGAGGCTAAGGCTTGAGGCCCAAAGGGTTCTGAAGGAAAGAGTTCAGGAAATTGCAGATAAGAAAGGCATCAAGCTAAGATTCTGCAACTTGAAGGAGTGTGAGAATCACATTCATACTCTGGATAGCCCATGTGCCAATATTAGAATGGAGATCGGGTGGCCTCCTGGAGTACCATTTGTTCATCCCCATGATTTGCCTAATAAGGCAAAGATTGGTTTTCTTGAAGCATATGAATCTGGGTGGATAACAACTCATGGTATGGAGCTAAGTCTGACCGAACGTGGACAAGGAAGTCAACATTCAGCCAATTGTACCT